Proteins found in one Paenibacillus borealis genomic segment:
- a CDS encoding phosphatase PAP2 family protein, whose translation MNLVVVYTVAIVVVLIWIGARRNPLMALVEIGRELLRSYKFTLIVIGMFSVLALNKYELQIERKMHLTSDYTAFVFGLEGHFVRHVQELFYTPWLTPIIVFFYIFMLQSVLAASLGVYLLDKNRVMLYATCYTIMITYAIAIPFYLYFPVNEVWSYLPAGVRFTMLDVFPKFEQEYRPLSGLNNCFPSLHTAISVSMALLAYRSGNRRWMVISTISAVTIVFGIFYLGIHWLTDMLGGTLLAVLSTTVAVQLAKLTLRSGEERLRVRSRATNVR comes from the coding sequence ATGAATCTTGTAGTTGTGTACACCGTTGCCATTGTAGTGGTATTGATTTGGATCGGTGCCCGGCGCAATCCGCTGATGGCTCTAGTTGAAATCGGGAGAGAGCTCCTGCGCTCCTATAAATTCACACTAATCGTTATAGGAATGTTCAGCGTGCTTGCTCTGAATAAATATGAGCTGCAGATCGAGCGTAAGATGCATCTGACCTCGGATTACACAGCCTTTGTCTTTGGTCTTGAGGGCCATTTTGTCAGACATGTGCAAGAGCTGTTCTATACGCCTTGGCTGACCCCAATCATTGTCTTCTTCTATATTTTCATGCTGCAATCGGTGCTCGCCGCCTCGCTCGGAGTCTATCTGCTGGATAAGAACCGCGTGATGCTATATGCGACCTGCTACACGATCATGATCACCTACGCCATTGCCATTCCATTCTATCTGTATTTTCCGGTAAACGAAGTGTGGTCCTATTTGCCCGCAGGGGTGCGGTTTACCATGCTGGATGTTTTTCCGAAGTTCGAACAGGAGTACCGGCCGCTATCCGGCCTGAACAACTGCTTCCCCAGCCTGCATACGGCCATTTCTGTATCCATGGCGCTGCTGGCCTACCGCTCCGGCAACCGCCGCTGGATGGTAATTAGTACAATCTCGGCCGTTACTATCGTATTCGGCATCTTCTATCTCGGCATCCACTGGCTGACCGATATGCTCGGCGGCACTTTGCTGGCTGTCCTGTCCACAACTGTCGCCGTACAGCTTGCCAAACTCACCCTGCGCAGCGGGGAAGAGAGACTGCGGGTACGCAGCCGGGCAACGAATGTCCGTTAA